The Candidatus Nitrosymbiomonas proteolyticus genome has a segment encoding these proteins:
- a CDS encoding ribosome quality control (RQC) complex yields MSPSRIPFDSLCLAAALAEVQALVGGRVQKVVQPDPLSFALEVYGAGQAQWLHVSCDPEFARIWIGTGKPKGLIPLPQLGEALKARIVGGG; encoded by the coding sequence ATGAGCCCGTCACGGATCCCGTTTGACAGCCTATGCCTTGCCGCCGCGCTTGCCGAGGTCCAGGCGCTCGTCGGAGGTCGGGTTCAAAAGGTGGTGCAGCCCGATCCTCTTAGCTTCGCGCTCGAAGTCTATGGAGCGGGCCAGGCCCAGTGGCTGCATGTCTCGTGCGATCCTGAGTTCGCTCGGATATGGATCGGGACCGGCAAACCCAAAGGGCTGATTCCGCTCCCTCAACTGGGGGAGGCCCTCAAGGCCCGGATCGTGGGGGGCGGCTGA
- a CDS encoding phytanoyl-CoA dioxygenase translates to MAKHTTSIPTFDSPYNVTAEDRGEYQRNGHIRLRSLCSEEEIQAVRPRILSAVASQNQERRPLVERDTYGRAFLQTTNLWEFDDAVRLFTLGRRFAQVAADLMGVDSVRLYHDQALFKEPGGGPTPWHQDQYYWPLDTDRTITMWMPLVPAGLEMGTMRFASGSHQLGSIRPISISDESETFFEEFIAANGYEVSEPPILQAGDATFHSGWVLHAAGANRSSITREAMTIIYFEDGARLLEPDHADRQRDLERWHPGQQPGELAASRLNPIVFARGAVP, encoded by the coding sequence ATGGCCAAACACACAACCTCGATCCCAACGTTCGACTCTCCTTACAACGTTACCGCAGAGGATCGGGGCGAATACCAACGGAACGGGCACATCCGCCTCAGGTCTCTGTGCTCCGAGGAGGAGATTCAGGCCGTGCGTCCCAGAATCCTCAGCGCGGTGGCTTCGCAGAATCAGGAAAGGCGTCCTCTCGTCGAACGGGATACGTACGGCAGGGCCTTCTTGCAGACGACCAACCTGTGGGAGTTCGATGATGCCGTGAGGCTGTTTACGCTGGGAAGGAGGTTCGCGCAAGTCGCCGCCGACTTGATGGGCGTCGATTCGGTTCGGCTCTACCATGACCAAGCCCTCTTCAAGGAGCCGGGCGGCGGACCGACCCCTTGGCATCAAGACCAATACTACTGGCCGCTCGACACGGACCGCACGATCACGATGTGGATGCCTCTGGTCCCCGCGGGGCTGGAGATGGGAACGATGCGCTTCGCTTCTGGCTCCCACCAATTGGGTTCGATTCGGCCGATTTCGATTTCGGACGAATCGGAAACGTTCTTTGAGGAGTTCATCGCCGCGAACGGCTACGAGGTCTCAGAGCCGCCGATCCTCCAAGCGGGGGACGCGACGTTTCACTCAGGGTGGGTTCTTCATGCGGCAGGCGCAAATCGAAGCTCGATCACGCGCGAAGCGATGACGATCATTTACTTTGAGGACGGCGCCCGGCTCTTGGAGCCCGATCACGCCGACCGGCAGCGGGACCTCGAACGGTGGCACCCAGGCCAGCAGCCAGGCGAGCTCGCAGCCAGCCGGTTGAACCCCATCGTGTTCGCTCGGGGTGCCGTGCCTTAG